One region of Girardinichthys multiradiatus isolate DD_20200921_A chromosome 1, DD_fGirMul_XY1, whole genome shotgun sequence genomic DNA includes:
- the birc5b gene encoding baculoviral IAP repeat-containing protein 5b — protein MAGTDVLTARFFAYNKMYSYDLREQSFADWPFREECNCTPEKMAKAGFVHCPSENEPDVAGCFFCLIELEGWEPDDDPWAEHAKRSPSCGVLSMKKDFGELTVSEYCQLEKDRLKIYIRKVCHKKLAFMRDDIDQKLEGLKSQLKAI, from the exons ATGGCAGGGACAGACGTACTGACAGCCAGGTTTTTTGCCTACAACAAAATGTACAGTTATGATCTGCGGGAGCAGAGTTTTGCAGACTGGCCATTTAGAGAGGAATGCAACTGCACACCTGAAAAG ATGGCCAAGGCTGGTTTTGTCCACTGTCCCAGTGAGAATGAACCGGACGTGGCTGGCTGTTTCTTCTGTCTAATCGAGCTCGAAGGCTGGGAGCCAGATGATGATCCCTG GGCTGAGCATGCAAAACGCTCCCCTAGCTGTGGAGTCTTATCCATGAAGAAAGACTTCGGTGAGCTGACTGTGTCTGAATACTGTCAACTGGAAAAAGACAGGCTGAAGATCTACATT AGGAAGGTTTGTCATAAGAAGTTGGCATTCATGCGTGATGACATAGATCAAAAGCTTGAGGGACTAAAATCTCAGCTGAAGGCAATATAG